The following coding sequences lie in one Saimiri boliviensis isolate mSaiBol1 chromosome 6, mSaiBol1.pri, whole genome shotgun sequence genomic window:
- the LOC101042513 gene encoding olfactory receptor 9G1, with amino-acid sequence MERSNHTVTEFILLGFTTDTGMQLGLFVVFLGVYSLTVVGNITLMVLICNDSRLHTPMYFFIGNLSFLDLWYSSVYTPKILVTCISEDKSISFAGCLCQFFFSAGLAYSECYLLAAMAYDRYVAISKPLLYARTMSIKLCASLVAVSYLGGFINSSIITKKTFSFNFCHENIVDDFFCDLLPLVKLACGEKGGYMVLMYFLLASNVISPALLILASYLFIIATVLRISSSQGRLKAFSTCSSHLTSVTLYYGSILYIYAFPRGSSYSLDTDKIVSTFYTVVFPMLNPMIYSLRNKDVKEALNKLLP; translated from the coding sequence ATGGAGAGGAGCAATCACACAGTGACTGAGTTCATCCTGCTGGGCTTCACCACAGACACAGGGATGCAGCTGGGACTGTTTGTGGTGTTCCTGGGCGTGTACTCTCTGACTGTGGTAGGAAATATCACCCTCATGGTGTTGATCTGTAATGACTCCCGCCTCCACACACCCATGTATTTTTTCATTGGAAATCTATCGTTTCTGGATCTCTGGTACTCCTCTGTCTACACCCCAAAGATCCTAGTGACCTGCATCTCTGAAGACAAAAGCATCTCCTTTGCTGGCTGCCTGTGTcagtttttcttctctgctgGGCTTGCCTATAGTGAGTGCTACCTGCTGGCTGCCATGGCTTATGACCGCTACGTGGCCATCTCTAAGCCCCTGCTTTATGCCCGGACCATGTCCATAAAGCTATGTGCCTCTCTGGTAGCAGTCTCATATTTGGGGGGCTTTATTAACTCTTCGATCATCACCAAAAAGACGTTCTCCTTTAATTTCTGCCATGAAAACATCGTTGATGACTTTTTCTGTGATTTGCTTCCCTTGGTAAAGCTGGCCTGTGGTGAGAAGGGTGGCTACATGGTTCTAATGTATTTCCTGCTGGCCTCCAACGTCATCTCCCCCGCCCTGCTCATCCTGGCCTCTTACCTCTTTATCATCGCCACTGTCTTGAGGatctcctcctcccagggtcGTCTCAAAGCCTTCTCCACATGCTCTTCTCACCTGACCTCTGTCACTTTATACTATGGCTCCATTCTCTACATCTATGCTTTCCCCCGGGGATCTAGCTATTCTTTAGATACGGACAAAATAGTTTCTACATTTTACACTGTGGTATTCCCCATGTTGAATCCCATGATCTACAGCCTAAGGAATAAGGATGTGAAAGAGGCTCTGAATAAACTCCTCCCGTAA